The genomic region CATGGTCTGGGGGCACCGAAACGACGTGGAGGGCTACGCGCGTGGCCTCGAAGAGGTCGATGGGCGCATCCCGGACCTGCTTGCTGCCATGATCGAGGGCGACCTCCTGATCATCACCGCCGACCACGGCTGCGATCCCACGACTGAATCGACTGACCACTCACGCGAGTACACTCCACTTCTGGCGTACATCAAGGGCGTCGATGAGGGCGTGGACCTGGGGATTCGCGAGACCTTCGCAGACATCGGAGAGACGGTCGCGGACTTCTACGGCCTCGCGGGGACGTGTCAGCGAGGCACCTCGTTCCTCTCGGAGGTACGCGACGCATGAGCGTGACGCCCACCTTCGAAGAGCTCATCGAGCGCAAGCGAGACGGCCACGAGCATCTGCCCGCTGAGATCGACCGCATCGTTCTCGGTTACGCGGCGGGGGAGATGCCCGACTACCAGATGGCGGCTTGGCTCATGGCGACCTACCTTCGCGGCATGTCCTCGGAAGAGACGGTGGCGCTCACCGACGCGATGGTCCGCTCCGGGCGGGTCGTGGACCTGTCGTCCATCCCCGGCGTGAAGGTCGACAAGCATTCGACCGGAGGGGTCGCCGACACGACCACCCTCGTTCTCGCGCCCCTGGTCGCCGCCTGCGGCGTCCCTGTCGCGAAAATGAGCGGACGAGGGCTTGGGCATACGGGAGGAACACTCGACAAACTCGAGTCCATCCCAGGCTTTCGAATCGCGCTGGACCCGGACGAGTTCCTTGAACAGGTTCGACGGGTCGGCATTGCCGTCATCGCACAGTCGCCGGATATCGATCCGGCGGACAAGAAGATGTACGCGCTACGCGACGTGACGGCGACGGTTCCCTCCATTCCGCTCATCGTCGGGTCGATCATCAGCAAAAAGGTCGCCGGTGGTGCCGACGCCATCGTTCTCGACGTCAAGGTCGGCTCCGGGGCGTTCATGAAGACGGAGGCTGACGCCCGGGCGCTGGCGACTGAGCTGACCCGGGTCGGCGAGGCACTCGGCCGCAAGGTCACGTGCCTGCTGACCGATATGGATCAGCCCTTGGGTATGGCCGTGGGCAACTCGTTGGAAGTGGTCGAAGCAATCGAGACCCTGCGTGGCGATGGCCCGGCGGCTCTCACTGAACTGTGTCTGGTGTTCGGCGCCAAGATGCTGGTGCTCGGCGAGCGCGCTGCCGATGAGACCCAGGCGCGCGAAATGCTCCGAGCCGCCATCGACTCCGGCGCGGCCAGCGCGAAGCTGGCGGAATGGATTGCGGCGCAGGGTGGGGACGCGTCAGTGGTGGCGGATCCATCGAGGCTGCCGGCGTGCCCCTTCTCGCGGGTCGTCAAGGCGACGGAGGTCGGGTACGTGGGCCACTTCGACGCCGAAGGCGTCGGTCGGGCTGCGATGCTGCTTGGCGCCGGCAGGGCGAGGGTCGACGATGTGATCGATGCTGGCGCCGGACTCGTGTTGGCAGTCCGGGTGGGGGATCGCGTCGGCATGGGTGACGAGCTGTGCACCATGTGGGCGTCGTCGGAGGACCTCTTTGACTCCGCCGAGGAGCGGTTCCGGCACTCCGTCCAGTTCTCGGACGTCCCGGTTGAGGTCCCCCCGCTGATTCACGAGCTGTA from Coriobacteriia bacterium harbors:
- a CDS encoding thymidine phosphorylase: MSVTPTFEELIERKRDGHEHLPAEIDRIVLGYAAGEMPDYQMAAWLMATYLRGMSSEETVALTDAMVRSGRVVDLSSIPGVKVDKHSTGGVADTTTLVLAPLVAACGVPVAKMSGRGLGHTGGTLDKLESIPGFRIALDPDEFLEQVRRVGIAVIAQSPDIDPADKKMYALRDVTATVPSIPLIVGSIISKKVAGGADAIVLDVKVGSGAFMKTEADARALATELTRVGEALGRKVTCLLTDMDQPLGMAVGNSLEVVEAIETLRGDGPAALTELCLVFGAKMLVLGERAADETQAREMLRAAIDSGAASAKLAEWIAAQGGDASVVADPSRLPACPFSRVVKATEVGYVGHFDAEGVGRAAMLLGAGRARVDDVIDAGAGLVLAVRVGDRVGMGDELCTMWASSEDLFDSAEERFRHSVQFSDVPVEVPPLIHEL